In a single window of the Melissococcus plutonius ATCC 35311 genome:
- a CDS encoding dihydrofolate reductase: protein MLSAIWAQDEQGTIGLNDKLPWHLPNDLKFFKQTTENNTLIMGRKTFEGMGKRSLPNRITIVLTHDQHYQVPDGVLVMHTINEVLDYAKNFSGITFITGGATVYKAFLPYCEVLYRTVIHHTFKGDTQFPKVHWEEWTKINTSKGETDEKNNYSYEFETYQRKVYKNE from the coding sequence ATGCTATCAGCAATTTGGGCACAAGATGAACAAGGAACCATTGGATTAAATGACAAACTTCCTTGGCATTTACCCAATGATTTGAAATTTTTTAAGCAAACCACTGAAAACAATACTTTAATTATGGGAAGAAAAACATTTGAAGGCATGGGAAAACGATCATTACCAAATCGAATCACGATTGTTTTAACCCATGATCAACATTATCAGGTACCTGATGGTGTTTTGGTGATGCATACGATCAATGAAGTATTAGACTATGCAAAGAATTTTTCAGGTATTACGTTTATTACGGGTGGGGCTACTGTTTATAAAGCTTTTTTACCTTATTGTGAAGTACTTTATCGCACAGTTATTCACCATACTTTCAAGGGAGATACACAATTTCCAAAAGTTCATTGGGAAGAATGGACTAAGATTAATACAAGTAAAGGTGAAACGGACGAGAAAAATAATTATTCCTATGAATTTGAAACCTATCAGCGAAAAGTCTATAAAAATGAATAA
- the lexA gene encoding transcriptional repressor LexA: MAKRTETKQLEVLKYIYEQVECKGYPPTVREIGQAVSLSSTSTVHGHLARLEKKGFIQRDPTKPRAIEVTDKGLEKLELQPKNIPIIGTVTAGNPILTLEEPVGVFPILPDLQTEENELFMLTICGESMIHAGILDGDQVIVRKQSTADNGDIVIAMTNQNEATCKRFFKENNSIRLQPENDQFEPIILTNVTILGKVIRLYRNHI, translated from the coding sequence TTGGCGAAGCGAACTGAAACAAAACAATTAGAAGTATTAAAATATATATATGAACAGGTTGAATGCAAAGGATATCCACCAACCGTTCGTGAAATTGGGCAGGCAGTTTCTCTTTCATCTACTTCAACGGTTCATGGACATTTAGCTAGATTAGAAAAAAAAGGATTTATTCAAAGAGACCCAACAAAACCTAGAGCGATTGAAGTAACAGATAAGGGATTAGAAAAACTGGAACTTCAACCTAAAAATATTCCAATCATTGGAACGGTAACTGCTGGAAATCCAATTTTAACGTTAGAAGAGCCCGTAGGTGTGTTTCCTATACTTCCTGATCTACAGACTGAGGAAAATGAATTATTTATGCTAACCATTTGTGGGGAGAGCATGATTCATGCCGGCATTTTAGATGGTGATCAAGTCATTGTTCGAAAACAATCCACAGCTGACAATGGTGATATTGTGATTGCTATGACCAATCAAAATGAAGCAACGTGCAAACGATTCTTTAAAGAAAATAATTCTATTCGTCTTCAACCCGAAAATGATCAATTTGAACCAATTATATTAACAAACGTAACCATCCTTGGTAAAGTTATACGTTTATACCGCAATCATATTTAA
- a CDS encoding DUF896 family protein produces the protein MLSKEKLHRINELARKAKKSPLTKEEKMEQQQLREEYLTAFRGGMRHHIEGMKVIDPEGNDVTPEKLKRIQKEKGLHNRE, from the coding sequence ATGCTATCCAAAGAAAAGTTGCATAGAATTAATGAGTTAGCTAGAAAAGCTAAAAAATCCCCTTTAACAAAAGAAGAAAAGATGGAACAACAACAATTAAGAGAAGAATATTTAACAGCTTTTCGAGGTGGCATGCGTCATCATATTGAAGGCATGAAAGTAATAGATCCTGAAGGAAATGATGTTACTCCTGAAAAACTTAAACGGATTCAAAAAGAAAAGGGACTACATAACAGAGAATAG
- the tkt gene encoding transketolase, whose translation MFDKVDQLGVNTIRTLSIDAVQKANSGHPGLPLGAAPMAYALWTKFLKINPKTSRNWPDRDRFVLSAGHGSAMLYSLLHLAGYDVSMEDLKNFRQLDSKTPGHPEVHYTDGVEATTGPLGQGLAMAVGMAMAESHLAATYNQKEFSLIDHYTYALCGDGDLMEGVSQEASSLAGHLKLGKLIVLYDSNNISLDGPTSKSFTENVGARYEAYGWQHLLVKDGNNLEEIAQAITTARDEKEKPTLIEVKTIIGYGSPKAGTSSVHGAPIGAEGITAAKESFQWTYPDFTIPNEVQMRFQESINKKGEKAEATWQKMFDDYSTKFPDLAKQFIQAFSDELPENWESDLPTYEEGTSAASRITSKETIQAISKNVPAFLGGSADLSSSNNTMVTTEKDFEPTQFEGRNIWFGVREFAMACAMNGMQLHGGCRVYGGTFFVFTDYLRPAIRLAAIQKLPVTYVLTHDSVAVGEDGPTHEPVEQLASVRAMPNVQVLRPADGNETVAAWKIAMTSKETPTILILSRQNLPVIKGTKKLATSFVSKGAYVISPQKQKIPQGILIATGSEVHLAIEAQKGLADKGIDVSVVSMPSFDLFEQQSQAYKDTVFPKTVTKRLAIEAAASFGWERYVGFEGKTITIDHFGLSGNGNAVMNKLGFTVENIIKTFEQL comes from the coding sequence TTGTTTGACAAAGTCGATCAATTAGGCGTGAATACGATTCGTACATTAAGCATTGATGCCGTTCAAAAAGCAAATTCAGGACATCCTGGCCTACCTTTAGGAGCTGCACCGATGGCTTATGCATTATGGACAAAATTCTTAAAAATAAATCCAAAGACTTCAAGGAACTGGCCAGATCGTGATCGCTTTGTGCTTTCAGCCGGACATGGATCTGCTATGTTATATAGCTTACTGCATTTAGCTGGCTATGATGTTTCTATGGAAGATTTAAAAAATTTTCGACAACTTGACAGTAAAACACCTGGACATCCAGAAGTACATTATACAGATGGTGTAGAAGCTACCACTGGGCCATTAGGTCAAGGGCTTGCTATGGCTGTAGGAATGGCAATGGCTGAAAGCCATTTAGCTGCAACTTATAATCAAAAAGAATTTTCACTCATTGATCATTATACTTATGCCTTATGTGGCGATGGTGATTTAATGGAGGGAGTTTCTCAAGAAGCAAGTTCACTAGCTGGTCATCTGAAATTAGGAAAGCTAATTGTTTTATATGATTCAAACAATATCTCATTAGATGGACCTACTTCAAAATCATTTACAGAAAATGTTGGTGCACGTTATGAGGCTTATGGCTGGCAACATCTACTTGTTAAAGATGGTAATAATCTAGAAGAAATTGCTCAAGCCATTACAACAGCTAGAGATGAAAAAGAAAAACCTACCTTAATTGAGGTAAAAACGATCATTGGCTATGGCTCACCTAAGGCTGGGACTTCTTCTGTTCATGGAGCACCTATTGGTGCCGAGGGAATTACAGCTGCTAAGGAATCTTTCCAATGGACATATCCAGATTTTACTATACCTAATGAAGTACAGATGCGTTTTCAGGAAAGTATCAACAAGAAAGGCGAAAAAGCTGAAGCAACCTGGCAGAAAATGTTCGATGATTATTCGACTAAATTTCCCGACCTAGCAAAACAGTTTATACAGGCTTTTTCAGATGAGCTTCCTGAAAATTGGGAAAGTGATTTGCCAACGTATGAAGAAGGAACAAGCGCTGCAAGTCGGATAACGAGTAAAGAAACGATTCAGGCAATTTCAAAAAATGTTCCTGCTTTTTTAGGTGGTTCAGCCGATTTATCCTCTTCAAATAACACAATGGTAACCACTGAAAAGGATTTTGAACCAACGCAATTTGAAGGAAGAAATATTTGGTTTGGTGTTCGTGAATTTGCAATGGCCTGTGCCATGAACGGCATGCAGTTACATGGTGGTTGTCGTGTCTATGGAGGAACATTCTTTGTGTTTACAGATTATTTACGACCTGCTATTCGGTTAGCTGCCATTCAAAAATTACCAGTTACCTATGTTTTAACCCATGATTCAGTGGCTGTTGGTGAAGATGGTCCAACGCATGAGCCGGTTGAACAATTAGCTAGCGTACGTGCAATGCCAAATGTTCAGGTATTACGTCCTGCTGATGGCAATGAAACAGTGGCTGCTTGGAAGATCGCGATGACATCTAAAGAAACGCCAACAATTTTAATCCTAAGTCGACAAAATTTACCGGTAATAAAAGGAACAAAAAAATTAGCCACTTCTTTTGTTTCAAAAGGTGCCTATGTTATATCTCCCCAAAAACAAAAAATACCACAAGGCATCTTAATTGCAACAGGTTCAGAAGTCCATCTGGCAATTGAAGCACAAAAAGGATTGGCAGATAAAGGAATCGACGTATCTGTTGTCTCTATGCCTAGTTTTGATTTATTTGAACAACAATCACAAGCTTATAAGGATACTGTATTTCCTAAAACAGTAACAAAACGTTTAGCGATTGAAGCGGCGGCTTCCTTTGGTTGGGAACGTTATGTTGGCTTTGAAGGTAAAACAATCACAATTGACCATTTTGGTCTGTCAGGCAATGGAAATGCAGTAATGAATAAACTAGGATTTACTGTTGAAAATATCATTAAAACATTTGAACAATTATAA
- a CDS encoding NADH oxidase: MKVIVVGCTHAGTAAVKNILSQHPEADVTVYERNNNISFLSCGIALYVGGVVKDASGLFYSNPKELASLGATVKMEHDVENIDVENRQVTAKDLKSGKKETVSYDKLVMTTGSWPIVPPIKGIDAKNILLCKNYNQANVIIDQAKDAKKVVIVGGGYIGIELVEAFVESGKEVTLIDGLERILNKYLDKPLTDILENELVERGVNLALGETVQEFVANADGKIQKVVTSTKEFEADMVIMCVGFKPNTNLLKGKVDMLPNGAIKVNEYMQTSQPEIFAAGDSTVVHYNPSKTDNYIPLATNAVRQGMLVGYNLTEHKLADRGTQGTSGLYLFGWKIGSTGVTVENAKANGLEVQSTIFEDNYRPEFMPTTEKITMELIYEKGTNRIVGGQLLSKYDITQSANALSLAVQNRMTVEDLALTDFFFQPHFDRPWNYLNLLAQAALAEINAK, encoded by the coding sequence ATGAAAGTTATAGTTGTAGGTTGTACGCATGCAGGAACGGCTGCTGTTAAAAATATTTTGTCACAACATCCAGAGGCGGATGTAACAGTTTATGAAAGAAATAACAATATTTCATTTCTATCTTGTGGAATTGCTCTATATGTAGGTGGTGTTGTAAAAGATGCTAGTGGATTATTTTATTCTAATCCAAAAGAATTGGCCTCTTTAGGTGCCACAGTAAAAATGGAACATGATGTAGAGAATATTGATGTTGAAAATAGACAGGTAACTGCAAAAGATCTAAAATCCGGCAAGAAAGAAACAGTTTCTTATGACAAATTGGTTATGACTACCGGATCTTGGCCAATTGTTCCTCCTATCAAAGGAATAGATGCAAAAAATATTTTATTATGTAAAAACTATAACCAAGCAAATGTTATTATTGATCAGGCGAAAGATGCAAAAAAAGTAGTTATCGTAGGTGGTGGCTATATTGGTATCGAACTGGTTGAAGCATTTGTTGAATCAGGAAAAGAAGTTACATTGATTGATGGGCTTGAACGAATTTTAAATAAATATCTTGATAAGCCATTAACAGATATCTTGGAAAATGAACTAGTTGAGAGAGGCGTAAATTTAGCTTTAGGAGAAACAGTTCAAGAATTTGTTGCTAATGCTGATGGAAAAATTCAGAAAGTTGTGACATCAACAAAAGAATTTGAAGCAGATATGGTTATTATGTGTGTTGGATTTAAACCAAATACCAATTTACTAAAGGGTAAAGTGGATATGCTACCAAATGGTGCAATTAAAGTAAACGAATATATGCAAACCAGCCAGCCTGAAATTTTTGCTGCAGGTGACAGCACAGTTGTTCATTATAATCCTAGTAAGACAGATAACTATATTCCGCTTGCAACCAATGCTGTACGTCAAGGAATGCTAGTCGGCTATAATCTAACTGAACATAAATTGGCTGATCGTGGGACACAGGGTACATCAGGGCTATATTTATTTGGTTGGAAAATTGGATCAACAGGTGTTACAGTTGAAAATGCAAAAGCAAATGGTCTAGAGGTACAATCAACAATTTTTGAAGATAATTATCGACCTGAATTCATGCCAACTACCGAAAAAATTACGATGGAATTAATTTACGAAAAAGGAACAAATCGTATCGTTGGTGGACAGTTGTTGTCCAAATATGATATTACACAATCGGCAAATGCTTTATCTTTAGCTGTTCAAAACCGTATGACTGTAGAAGACCTCGCTTTAACTGATTTCTTCTTCCAGCCTCATTTTGATCGTCCCTGGAATTATTTAAATTTGTTGGCACAAGCTGCTTTAGCAGAAATCAACGCTAAATAG
- a CDS encoding YczE/YyaS/YitT family protein, whose protein sequence is MNNLPKSLLLRLLYALIGVAIFSFGSATLRIGQVGLDPFTAANIGIGDKVGLSLGVYQVIINIIILIFVFFFDRKYIGLGTIINMFLTGFFIDYFTPFYQKLINIPINLVTQSILLVCGILIFTFGASFYMSAKLGNAPYDAIAPLIVDYTHKQYRIIRIIQDVIFLAIALVFGGPVGIGTIINAFFTGPLIAFWNDKVNGPFIEKTAK, encoded by the coding sequence TTGAATAATTTACCGAAGTCATTACTTTTACGCTTGTTGTATGCACTAATTGGTGTAGCGATTTTTTCATTTGGATCTGCTACGTTAAGAATAGGCCAAGTTGGCTTAGATCCATTTACCGCCGCTAATATTGGTATTGGAGATAAGGTTGGTCTATCGTTAGGTGTCTACCAAGTAATAATAAATATTATTATTTTAATTTTTGTATTCTTCTTTGATCGTAAATATATTGGTTTAGGTACGATCATTAATATGTTTTTAACAGGTTTTTTTATTGATTACTTTACACCTTTTTATCAAAAATTAATCAATATTCCTATTAATCTAGTTACTCAAAGTATCTTATTAGTTTGCGGTATACTTATTTTTACTTTTGGTGCTTCGTTTTATATGAGTGCTAAATTGGGGAATGCCCCATATGATGCTATTGCTCCCTTAATTGTTGATTATACTCACAAACAGTATCGTATTATCCGTATTATTCAAGATGTTATCTTTCTTGCTATTGCTTTAGTTTTTGGAGGTCCGGTTGGTATTGGAACCATTATTAATGCTTTTTTCACAGGACCTTTGATCGCATTTTGGAACGACAAGGTCAATGGACCATTCATAGAAAAAACAGCAAAATAA
- a CDS encoding LCP family protein — MKKRTKITLCVGLFLFLCIATVGSYTVGKFIAGKKAADVHKKIAKVSDENKDFIGDKRIGEEITVMLVGNDKRDGEKEGRSDSLMVGYYNMKTKQPKLISIMRDSYVQIPGHGLDKINAAYAYGGASLTKKVLNNSFKLPVNYYVSLKFDDFVHIIDDCYPKGIKINAEKELDLDGVHIMPGKQIMHGNTLLQYARFRKDEEGDFGRIRRQQQVMTALTKQSKDLVSLVNLPKVLGEVLGIINTNLSSDVLVDVAKDFLLGKVKTTKCLSVPVKGSWNFNDNTPSGSVIEIDEGKNATAISDFLKKRMIPNEKNNS, encoded by the coding sequence ATGAAAAAAAGGACAAAAATCACACTCTGTGTGGGACTTTTTCTTTTTTTATGTATAGCAACTGTTGGAAGTTATACTGTCGGTAAATTTATTGCAGGAAAAAAAGCGGCAGATGTACATAAAAAAATAGCAAAAGTTTCCGATGAAAATAAAGATTTTATTGGAGATAAAAGAATTGGAGAGGAAATTACCGTCATGCTTGTGGGAAATGATAAACGAGATGGAGAAAAAGAGGGACGTTCAGACTCCTTAATGGTTGGTTATTACAATATGAAAACAAAACAGCCAAAATTAATTTCCATCATGCGTGATTCTTATGTTCAAATACCTGGCCATGGATTGGATAAAATTAATGCTGCTTATGCTTATGGCGGAGCTTCTCTAACTAAAAAGGTATTGAATAATAGCTTTAAGTTACCAGTGAATTACTATGTTTCGTTGAAATTTGATGACTTTGTTCATATCATTGATGATTGTTATCCAAAAGGTATTAAAATAAATGCCGAAAAAGAACTTGATTTGGATGGCGTGCATATTATGCCTGGAAAACAGATAATGCATGGGAATACCTTATTACAATATGCTCGGTTCCGTAAGGATGAAGAGGGTGACTTTGGTCGTATTCGTCGTCAACAACAAGTAATGACTGCATTAACTAAGCAATCAAAAGATCTTGTTTCTTTAGTTAATTTACCAAAAGTATTAGGAGAAGTACTCGGTATTATCAATACAAACCTTTCTTCAGATGTTTTAGTCGATGTTGCAAAAGACTTTCTGCTTGGAAAAGTTAAAACAACGAAATGCCTATCCGTTCCTGTAAAAGGTAGTTGGAATTTTAACGACAATACGCCTTCTGGAAGTGTCATTGAAATTGATGAAGGAAAGAATGCAACGGCTATTTCAGATTTTTTAAAAAAAAGGATGATACCAAATGAAAAAAACAATAGCTAA
- a CDS encoding FtsW/RodA/SpoVE family cell cycle protein — MKKTIAKRFFIEWSLLLPYLALCIMGILMIYSASSYKLMVSGSDPLSKAFNQCISFAISLLLVFIVYHVNLDHMNNKKIATIFLSVTLLLLFVVIIAGRHAGGAQRWISIGFFKFQPSELVPLIIVYYLSVIFSERKFNEPISLRKTKKPLLFCLLLVAVVTLQPNVAGGIMILLVILALLLANGFTPGITAAILIGMIGFRQLSIWIVETTNLSWLPKKFGYLASRFQVMQNPFKDPTGKGFQTSNAYIAMYNGGWFGRGIGNSIQKKGYVPAADTDFIFAICMEELGLVGVLLMLALVFFMVLRLFQLGIKSRNLFHSNLLIGCGTILLLQIGVNVGSILGYIPMTGVTFPFISYGGSSLLILSLVIGLALNICGTEKRQRWEGRNTTK, encoded by the coding sequence ATGAAAAAAACAATAGCTAAACGATTTTTCATTGAGTGGTCCTTATTGCTTCCCTATCTAGCGCTTTGTATTATGGGTATTTTAATGATCTACAGTGCAAGTTCTTATAAGTTAATGGTTTCAGGTTCTGATCCTTTGAGCAAGGCGTTTAACCAATGTATTTCCTTTGCGATTAGTTTACTTTTGGTGTTTATTGTTTATCATGTAAACTTGGATCATATGAATAACAAAAAAATCGCAACAATCTTTTTATCTGTCACTTTATTATTATTGTTTGTTGTAATCATTGCTGGTAGGCATGCTGGGGGAGCACAACGTTGGATTTCAATTGGTTTTTTTAAATTCCAACCTTCGGAATTGGTTCCTCTGATCATTGTTTATTATTTAAGTGTTATTTTTTCAGAGAGAAAGTTTAATGAACCCATTTCTCTTAGAAAAACAAAAAAACCTCTGCTTTTTTGTCTTCTATTAGTCGCTGTTGTTACCTTACAACCAAATGTCGCTGGTGGTATCATGATCTTATTGGTTATCTTAGCCCTACTATTAGCAAATGGGTTTACACCAGGAATTACTGCAGCAATTCTGATAGGAATGATCGGCTTTAGACAATTAAGTATTTGGATAGTAGAGACAACTAACTTAAGTTGGTTACCTAAAAAATTTGGGTATTTGGCTTCTCGATTTCAGGTAATGCAAAATCCCTTTAAAGATCCAACCGGCAAGGGATTTCAGACTTCTAATGCTTATATCGCTATGTATAATGGCGGTTGGTTTGGTCGAGGCATTGGCAATAGTATTCAAAAAAAAGGATATGTACCTGCAGCAGATACAGATTTTATTTTTGCAATATGTATGGAAGAATTGGGTCTAGTGGGTGTTCTTTTGATGCTTGCTCTTGTTTTTTTCATGGTTTTACGTTTATTCCAACTGGGGATTAAGTCTCGCAATCTTTTTCATTCTAACTTATTAATTGGTTGCGGCACGATTCTTTTATTGCAAATCGGTGTAAATGTTGGCAGTATCTTAGGTTATATTCCAATGACTGGTGTTACCTTTCCATTTATCAGTTATGGAGGATCAAGTTTATTGATTCTTTCACTTGTTATTGGGTTAGCATTAAATATTTGTGGAACAGAAAAAAGACAAAGATGGGAAGGGAGGAATACAACGAAATGA
- a CDS encoding LysM peptidoglycan-binding domain-containing protein: MKSLKTILLGTTLAAGIGLSLGAGNVHADSLYKVQAGDTLSSIAAKNHTNVQEVANKNQISNINMIYEGQQLQIKTVDSAVATPKTMQATPVAQPASTVQKQAPAQTSAPTSDSNSAKEWIAQRESSGSYNTTNGKYIGRYQLDASYLKGDYSPANQEKVAENYVSERYGSWEQAKTFWMNNGWY; encoded by the coding sequence ATGAAATCACTAAAAACAATTTTATTAGGAACTACGCTAGCAGCAGGGATTGGATTAAGTCTTGGAGCAGGAAATGTTCATGCAGACAGTTTATATAAAGTACAAGCAGGAGATACATTATCAAGTATTGCTGCAAAAAACCATACAAATGTACAAGAAGTTGCAAACAAAAATCAAATTTCAAATATAAATATGATTTATGAAGGTCAACAATTACAAATTAAAACGGTAGATTCAGCTGTAGCTACACCAAAAACTATGCAGGCAACACCAGTTGCTCAACCAGCATCAACGGTACAAAAACAAGCACCAGCTCAAACAAGTGCGCCAACGAGCGATTCAAATTCAGCAAAAGAATGGATTGCACAAAGAGAATCAAGTGGCTCATACAATACAACAAATGGGAAATACATAGGTCGATATCAATTAGATGCTTCATACTTAAAAGGTGATTATTCACCTGCAAACCAAGAAAAAGTTGCTGAAAACTATGTTTCAGAACGTTATGGTTCTTGGGAACAAGCAAAAACTTTCTGGATGAATAATGGTTGGTACTAA
- a CDS encoding DNA/RNA non-specific endonuclease, with translation MKNKIITVLLCFSFWFISPSADAKVKQANFNSTAKDELVKVVKVSRINNTSVKKLQVSHAVNVDLSFLNEDHWLVKYKLLKPNVTYQTGEYDYRYQTDAKGRIKEFKTNSLQKTKRSDRLPHDPNTLDKLPGDHAGHLAADRFGGSPRLDNLVSQASHVNLSSYKQLENTWVKAIEFGQQVVVTVQLDYETNARPTAFTVNYSLNGVTNNVYIINQNPK, from the coding sequence ATGAAAAATAAAATAATAACAGTTTTGTTATGTTTTAGTTTTTGGTTCATTTCACCATCTGCTGATGCAAAGGTTAAACAAGCAAATTTTAATTCAACAGCTAAAGATGAATTAGTTAAAGTAGTAAAGGTATCTAGAATTAACAACACTTCAGTGAAAAAATTGCAAGTATCCCATGCTGTTAATGTCGATCTATCTTTTCTTAATGAAGATCATTGGCTTGTTAAGTATAAACTATTAAAGCCTAATGTAACCTATCAGACAGGCGAATATGATTATCGCTATCAAACTGATGCTAAAGGAAGAATCAAGGAATTCAAAACAAATTCTTTGCAAAAAACAAAGCGTTCCGATCGTCTACCTCATGATCCAAATACACTAGACAAATTACCTGGTGATCATGCTGGACATTTGGCTGCTGATCGTTTTGGAGGTTCACCACGCTTGGATAATCTTGTTTCACAGGCATCACATGTAAATTTAAGTAGTTATAAACAGCTTGAGAACACCTGGGTTAAAGCAATTGAATTTGGACAACAAGTGGTTGTCACTGTTCAACTAGATTATGAAACAAATGCAAGACCTACAGCTTTTACAGTCAATTATTCACTCAATGGAGTGACAAATAATGTCTATATCATTAATCAAAATCCAAAATAG
- a CDS encoding YfcC family protein, with protein sequence MANKQQKEKKSLSSFSILFIILILLTIVSWIFSGQKFSPTVPAGGTEKVNHVVGARLSDLVMSPFNGFRDAIDICVFVLILGGFLNIVTKTGALEAGIQHVVRRLKGNELVLIPILMFLFSIGGSTYGMSEETIPFYSLLAVTMVASGFDTIVSAATVMLGAGAGVIGSTINPFATGVAMDALKSVHIKPDTSIILMIGVVLWLVTTGYCIFYVMKYARKVKADKGSTILSLQEQEDMDTSFSQPETKEIAFTNKRKLILTIFAFAFAIMVVALIPWESFNVTIFKGWTAFLTGQSFGNWYFGDLAMWFFLISLIISIIYGLTENEIVETFIVGSKDILSVVLIIVVARGASIIMQTTHLDLFILDRSANILQGFSPILFVIGAYILYLFLSILIPSTSGLAYVSIPVMGALANHIGLNASVMIMIFTAGCGLINLITPTSGVVMGGLQMSKIDYSTWMKFMIKPLVIIGISNLIILIISILLV encoded by the coding sequence ATGGCTAATAAACAGCAAAAAGAAAAAAAATCCCTTTCTTCTTTTAGTATTTTATTTATAATTCTTATCTTATTAACGATTGTGTCTTGGATTTTTTCTGGTCAGAAATTTTCACCAACCGTTCCAGCCGGTGGTACTGAAAAGGTGAATCATGTTGTGGGCGCTCGACTATCAGATCTTGTTATGTCCCCATTCAATGGCTTTAGAGATGCAATCGATATCTGCGTATTTGTATTGATTCTTGGCGGATTTTTAAATATTGTCACTAAAACTGGTGCTTTAGAGGCGGGGATTCAGCATGTTGTCAGAAGATTGAAGGGCAATGAATTAGTTTTAATTCCAATTCTAATGTTTTTATTTTCAATTGGTGGATCAACTTATGGAATGTCAGAAGAAACTATTCCTTTTTATTCCCTTTTGGCAGTAACAATGGTTGCTTCTGGTTTTGATACAATTGTATCAGCAGCAACCGTCATGCTAGGTGCAGGAGCAGGTGTTATCGGTTCAACAATCAATCCTTTTGCAACAGGTGTTGCAATGGATGCCTTAAAAAGTGTTCATATTAAACCAGATACAAGTATTATTTTGATGATTGGCGTTGTTTTATGGTTAGTGACAACTGGTTATTGTATTTTTTATGTAATGAAGTATGCGAGAAAAGTAAAAGCAGATAAAGGATCAACGATTCTTTCTTTACAAGAACAAGAAGATATGGATACTTCTTTTTCACAACCTGAAACAAAAGAGATAGCATTTACTAATAAGCGAAAACTTATTTTAACTATTTTTGCATTTGCGTTTGCAATCATGGTCGTTGCTCTTATTCCCTGGGAATCATTTAATGTCACTATTTTTAAAGGATGGACAGCCTTTTTAACAGGCCAAAGTTTTGGTAATTGGTATTTTGGTGATTTGGCAATGTGGTTTTTTTTAATTAGTCTAATCATTTCAATTATTTATGGGTTAACAGAAAATGAGATTGTAGAGACCTTTATTGTAGGTTCTAAAGATATTTTATCAGTTGTTTTAATTATCGTTGTAGCACGTGGTGCATCCATTATCATGCAAACAACCCATCTCGATTTATTTATTTTGGATCGTTCTGCAAATATTTTACAAGGTTTTTCACCTATTTTATTTGTCATTGGTGCTTATATATTATATCTATTCTTATCTATTTTAATTCCTTCAACATCTGGATTAGCCTATGTATCGATACCAGTAATGGGTGCTTTAGCCAACCACATTGGGTTAAACGCAAGTGTTATGATTATGATTTTCACAGCTGGCTGTGGACTGATTAATCTAATCACACCAACTTCAGGAGTCGTTATGGGAGGATTACAAATGTCTAAGATAGATTATTCCACATGGATGAAGTTTATGATAAAACCATTAGTGATTATAGGAATTAGTAACTTAATAATTCTTATTATCTCTATACTTTTAGTATAA